The region TGGGGCGCGGGAGCATCGCTCGGATTCCCGCTCGGGATGTCGGCGGCGGCCGACGACCCGACGAAGGCCGCGGCATCCGTCTCCGCCGCCGCGACGATCGGGTACATCGCGTTCCTCTGCGGCCCGCCCGTGCTGGGCTGGATCAGCCACCAGATCGGCATCCTCCCGACGCTGTGGATCATCGTCGGCCTGATCGCGATGTCGGGCCTCGCCTCGGGCGCCGCCAAGCCGATCGCGGGTTCGACCGTGGGCGCCGGGCACCCCCGGCACTGACCGCCCCCCCCCCCCGTTCATCTCCGTCGAACTTGTGGGCGGAGGGCGACGGGGAGGGCGGGGGAGCGGCCGCGGCGATTAGGCTTCACGGGTGCGTCTCGTCATCGCCCGCTGCTCCGTCGACTACACCGGTCGGCTGAACGCGCATCTGCCCCTCGCCACCCGCCTCCTCGTCCACAAGGGCGACGGCAGCCTGCTGGTGCACTCCGACGGCGGGTCGTACAAGCCGCTGAACTGGATGAGCCCGCCGTGCCGGCTCGACGTCGAGGTGCCCGACGAGGAGTCGGCCTCGGCCGGCGTGATCGAGCACTGGCGGGTGACGCACGCCAAGACCGGCGACGCACTGCTCGTGCGCATCTACGAGGTGCTCCACGACAGCTCGCACGACCTCGGTGTCGACCCGGGGCTGCAGAAGGACGGCGTCGAGGCCGACCTGCAGCGCCTGCTCGCCGAGCAGGTCGACGTCATCGGCGCAGACCTCACGCTGGTGCGCCGCGAGTTCCCGACCGCGATCGGCCCCGTCGACCTGCTGCTCCGCGATCCCGCGGGCGGCACCGTCGCCGTCGAGGTCAAGCGCCGCGGCGACATCGACGGGGTGGAGCAGCTCACGCGATACCTCGAGCTCCTCGGCCGCGACCCGCACCTGGCCCCGGTCACCGGCGTCTTCGCCGCGCAGGAGATCAAGCCCCAGGCGAAGGTGCTGGCAGCCGACCGCGGCATCCGCTGCGTCACCCTCGACTACGAGGGCATGAAGGGCATCGAGTCGGGCGCCCCCCGGCTGTTCTGAGCCGACCCGACCCCGCGGGCCGCGGCGTCGCCGTGCTCGCGCAATAGGGTGGAGGGCATGACGAGCCGATCGCCCTGGACCTGTGTGCTGTGGGACGTCGACGGGACGATCGTCGATGCGTCCGACGGCATCCTGCGACGCCTGAAGATCACGCTCGAGCACTTCGGGCGCCCGGCCCCCACCCGCGCCGAGCTGGTGCACTGGATCGGGCCGCCCATGTTCCAGTCCTTCCAGGTGAACGTCGGCATGACGCCCGAGCAGGCTGACGAAGCCGTGTCTTTCTACCGCGTGCTCGGCAAGGCTGACGGCTACACGACGGGCGCGAAGCTGTTCGACGGGATCGCGGCCCTCATCGAGGATGTCGCCGCCGCGGGGGTGCCGCAGGCCACCGCCTCGTCGAAGCCCGAGGTGCAGGTGGTGGCCCTCATGGACCACTTCGACCTCTCGACCTCGCTCACCGCGACCGTCGGCGCCACCAGCGACGAGAAGACCCTGAGCGCCAAGAGCGACATCGTCGCCGAGGCGCTGCGCCGTCTGCAGGTCTCGGGCGTCGACACGAGCCGTCCGGTGCTCGTCGGCGACCGGCACCACGACGTCGAGGGCGGCGCCGAGCAGGGTGTGCCCGTGATCTTCGTGCGCTGGGGGTTCAGCTGGCCCCACGAGTCCGACGGAGCTCAGGCCGCCGTCGACACCGTCGACGAACTGCGCGCCCTGCTGCTGTTCCCCGAGGACGATGCCTGAGCTCGTCGCCTCGGTGCTCGGCTGGCTCGTGCCCGCCGCCGTCGTGTTCGCCGTCGCAGCCCTCGCTCTCGCGATCGGCATCTGGGCGGTGCGTCGCGCCCGTCGCTCGCCGCGCGCCCGCGCGCGCGCCGAGGCCGTCCGGGCCGCTGCCGGTGCGGAGCTCGTGCGCCTCGACGACGCCGTGGACGAACTCGACCTCGAGGTCGGGCTGTCGGGTGCCCTCTACGGCGGTGAGGCGCCGGCGTCGCTGCGCCGGGCACGCCTCACCTCGCAGCACGCACGCGACGACGCGTTCGATCGGTACCGACGGCTGAGCGACCCCGACCTGCACCCGGCCGAAGTGCGGCGCGAGGCGGCGCGCGTGAGCACCGCGGCACGAGGCGCCCAGGCCGTGATCGCGCGCGCCCGGGCCGACCACCGCGACTGGGTCGCCGCGAACGTCTCCGCGGCCGACCAGGTGTCTGCCGCCGAGCAGCGGCTCGACGCGCTGCAGCAGACGATGGGCGACCCGAGCGCCCTGGTCGCCGACCTGTCGAGCCGGTACGCCGACGACGAGTGGCAGGATGCCGCTGCCGCGGCGCGCTCCGCCCTGGCTGCATCGTCGGAGGCCGGGCGCCTCCTGCGCACCGCGGCCGCGCAGGCCGCCGACCCCGCGCAGTCCGCCCTCGCCGACCTCACCGCCGCCGAGCGGGCGCTGCGCACGGCAGAAGCCGACGCCCGCGCCCTCGAGGAGGCGCATCGCCTCGTCACCGAGGCCGCACGCGCCCTCGCAGGCGAGTTCGCCTCCGCACGGGAGGCGCTCCGTCAGGCAGCCGTCGTGCGTGAGCGGATGCCGTCGGCCGAGGGCGACCGGCTCGCCGACGAGATCCGTGCGATCAGCGCCGAGCTCGATGCGCTCGAGACCGACGCGGACCGTCGTCCGACCCGCACCGTCGATCGCATCGCCCGGCTGCGCGACCGGCTCGACCTCGCGGTCGGCGACGCGCGCACGGCGCAGCAGCGGCTGCGTGCCGCGCGCACGGCGCTCCCCGGCACCATCGCCGCGGCGCGGACAGCAGTCGCGCAGGCCGAGACGGCGATCACGCGCGCGCGCACGGGCGCCGATGCCCGGGCACGGCTCGGAGCGGCCCAGCATGAGCTCGCCGCGGCTCGGCGGGCGGGCGACCCGATCGAGGCGCTCGACGCCGCGCGACGCGCGATGCGCCACGCCGAGGACGCCAAGGCCCTCGCCGATCACGACCGCCTCGGCGTCCGCTGACGCTGCCGCTCCCGGGCT is a window of Microbacterium terrae DNA encoding:
- the nucS gene encoding endonuclease NucS; protein product: MRLVIARCSVDYTGRLNAHLPLATRLLVHKGDGSLLVHSDGGSYKPLNWMSPPCRLDVEVPDEESASAGVIEHWRVTHAKTGDALLVRIYEVLHDSSHDLGVDPGLQKDGVEADLQRLLAEQVDVIGADLTLVRREFPTAIGPVDLLLRDPAGGTVAVEVKRRGDIDGVEQLTRYLELLGRDPHLAPVTGVFAAQEIKPQAKVLAADRGIRCVTLDYEGMKGIESGAPRLF
- a CDS encoding HAD hydrolase-like protein; translation: MTSRSPWTCVLWDVDGTIVDASDGILRRLKITLEHFGRPAPTRAELVHWIGPPMFQSFQVNVGMTPEQADEAVSFYRVLGKADGYTTGAKLFDGIAALIEDVAAAGVPQATASSKPEVQVVALMDHFDLSTSLTATVGATSDEKTLSAKSDIVAEALRRLQVSGVDTSRPVLVGDRHHDVEGGAEQGVPVIFVRWGFSWPHESDGAQAAVDTVDELRALLLFPEDDA